Proteins encoded in a region of the Paramagnetospirillum magneticum AMB-1 genome:
- a CDS encoding helix-turn-helix domain-containing protein → MNRSPKTEAISRKAKIRPSWVDEFNRRLDLALAERKMRRQGLSKEIGITPASVSGWKKESAPSLDNLMTIADLLGVSVDWLLGRGSDQLPSALAQAVPMDRDAVAVAAAAVTELISDSLKLPAADDVAAMVLRTHDWVVSMRRQDGTLPGIADAANFLRHALQFAKD, encoded by the coding sequence ATGAACCGCTCGCCCAAAACCGAAGCCATCTCCAGGAAGGCGAAGATCCGGCCCTCCTGGGTGGATGAGTTCAACCGGCGCCTCGATCTCGCCCTGGCGGAGAGGAAGATGCGGCGGCAGGGGCTGTCCAAGGAGATCGGCATCACCCCCGCCAGCGTCTCCGGATGGAAGAAGGAAAGCGCGCCCAGCCTGGACAACCTGATGACCATCGCCGATCTGCTCGGCGTGTCCGTGGACTGGTTGCTTGGCCGGGGAAGCGATCAGCTTCCCTCGGCCCTGGCGCAGGCGGTGCCCATGGACCGCGACGCCGTCGCCGTCGCCGCCGCCGCCGTGACCGAACTGATCTCAGACTCGCTTAAGCTGCCGGCGGCCGACGACGTCGCCGCCATGGTCCTGCGCACCCATGATTGGGTGGTGTCCATGCGCCGCCAGGACGGGACATTGCCCGGCATCGCTGACGCAGCCAACTTCCTGCGCCACGCTCTGCAATTCGCCAAGGACTGA
- a CDS encoding transcriptional regulator, whose protein sequence is MPNILGMKKPRTYKHADAALTEAFNRSGGLCALAEKLERTPASLSGWRRVPPEHVLTIERISGVPRHVQRPDLYPPPEEVA, encoded by the coding sequence GTGCCTAATATTCTCGGCATGAAAAAGCCGCGCACCTACAAGCATGCCGATGCCGCCCTGACCGAAGCATTCAACCGGTCCGGCGGATTGTGCGCGCTGGCCGAAAAGCTGGAGCGTACTCCGGCTTCGCTGTCCGGGTGGCGGCGGGTGCCGCCAGAGCATGTCCTGACCATCGAGCGGATCTCGGGCGTGCCGCGCCATGTGCAGCGGCCGGACCTGTATCCGCCGCCCGAGGAGGTGGCGTGA